The window TGCGCGCGAAGAGCGCCCTGGCCACGCCGCAGGAAGAAGAGCAATTGCGGGGCCTTGAGCAACTGAAGATGGAGAAGACCGACACGCCGGTGCCTGGGGCGCAGCCGCGAGCGATCACCGGCCGGAAAGCGGCGCAAGCAGCCGGCATGAGCATCGTGCCCGAACCGGAAACCGTGTTGATCACGGTCGTCGCACTGGCCGTGCTGGGATGGCGCATGCGCTTCCATCTGCGCACGCCTTACCCGGCTTCGCCCGAGTGAGGCGCGAGCCTGGTCAGTTATCCAGGGCGCCGTTGAGCAGGTCCGCCACCAGGGTGGTCAGGCGGTGGCGCGCCCGCGCGGGAGCAAACGTCTGCGCATGGCCCCATGCGCCGGCCGCGAAGGTGGCAAAGCCGTCCGCCTGCCACGGCGGCGAGCGGACCAGCGCCAGCTCGTCGCCGATGGCCTGGGCCAGCGCCGCGATGTCGCCCGTCGGCACCAGGCGCGCGAACCCGCCGGCGATGGCCGGCGTGTTGGAATTGTCGTAGCAGACTACCCGGCATCCGGCCGACAGCGCTTCCACGATCGGCACGCAAAACCCTTCATGGTAGGTGGGCAGGACGAATACGTCGCCCTGCACCAGCAGGCGCTGTTTGAGTTCGTCCGGGGCGTCGCCGTGCAGGCGCAGCGTGACGCGCGGGCCGAAAACGAGCGGCCACTCAGCCGCCGCGCTGTGCACCGCATCGACCAGCACCGGATCGGAGAAGCCCAGGTTGGCCACCAGGTCGAGCGCAATCTGCGCGGTGGTGTCGGCCCGCAGGCAACGCGCAACGGCGTCCAGCAGGTCGGCCACGCCTTTCGACTGCACCAGACGGCCGATGAAGACGATGCGCACGACGCCATCGGCATGCCCCGGCTTGGCGGCGCAGGGCTGCGCCTGGCCATGCACCGCCAGCGGCAGCACGCTTGCCGGCGTGGTCACCGCCGCCGCGCGCAGCACTGCCAGGTTGCTGGCGCTGTCGCAGGCCACATGGTCGGCGAACATGACGTTTCCCATCTGCGCGAACGACTTGTCGATGGTGGCGTGATGTTCGGCGCCGACGAACTGCTTGGGCGTGATGTTATGGAACACCACCAGGCGCCGCGCATGCGCCGGCACCAGCATGATCAGGTCGAACAGCGGATAGAAAATCCCGAAATGGAAAATGACCGCATCGCTGGCCTGGAAATGCGGGTCGGGCAATATGTCGGTGACGTCGCGCACGAGACGGTGCGGCACGGCGGCATGCTCGCAGGCGTAGGCGAACAGCACCACCTCGTGGCCGGCCTCGATCAGCCAGCCGATGTTGTCGGCGATGGCGTTCGAGATGGCGTCGTTCCTGACGCAGATGCCGTGGACAACCGATATTTTCATTGACGCGCCTGTGCAAAACGGCCGACCGCGATGCCGTACAGCGGCGCGCTGTCCTGCGCCATGCGGCGCGAGATGAATTTGTCTTCAAACAGCACGCGCCCCGCACGGCCCATGGCGGCGCGCAGTTCGGGCAATGCGGCCAGCGTGCCGATGGCGCCGGCCAGCGCGGCACTGTCGCCCGGGGCTACCAGGATGCCGTTGATGCCATCACTGACCACTTCGGGCATGCCGCCGGCGGCGCAGCCGATCACCGGGCGCGCCTCGCGCATGGCTTCGACGAACACCAGGCCGAACGACTCGTAACGGCTGGGCGCCACGAACACGTCGCAATCGCGGTAGGCGGCGCGCAGGGTGGCGTCGTCGACGCGGCCTTCAAACGTCACGCGCTCGCCCCACGCGGCCAACTGGCCATTGCGGCGGCAGTGTTCCTTGTAGCTGATTGCCCCGCCCGACATGAGCAGCATATCGTCGCCGATGATGCGAAAGCGCACCCGCGGATGCTGCGCCAGCACCGGGTCGACCGCCGCGAGCAGCACGTCGATACCCTTGCGCGCTTCAAGGCGGCCGACGAACAGCACCGTGAGGCTCCCATCCGCGCGCGTGGCCGGCGCCACCGCATACGGCACGTCGGGCATCCCGAGCGGCACCAGGCGCAGGGTGGCGTCGTCGAAGCGAAAGCCGTAAGCCTGCTCGATGTCGCGCCGGATCGCGGCGCTGTTGGCGCGGACCGCCTGCGAACGCTGCATGAGTTCCTTTTCGAGCGCCAGCATGGGCGTGCCGAAGCGCGTCATCCACGCGGCATCGTCGCGCAATTCGGTGCGGCCCTGCAGCGAGAAATGCAAGGTCGTGTGCAGGCTGGTGACGAGCGGCCACTCGGCGGCCAGCAGAAAGGCCACGCCTTCGGCATCCCAGATGGGCGCTTCGACCAGGTCCAGCGGGCGCTGGCTGGCAATGCGGCGCGCTTCGGCCAGCGCGGTGGCGGACCAGTTCCAGATTTCTTGCGGGATGCTGCGCTCGATCGCTTCGCAGGTACGCGCGTACTCGCGCAGCGCGATCCGGTGCACCCACACGCCGCCCACCAGTTCAACGTGGCTGTGGGTGGCGCTTTCGGTAATCACGTACACCTGATGGCCTTCGGCGGCCAGCGCCTCGGCCAGGTCGCGGCTGAAGGTGGCGATGCCGCCACGGTGATTGGGCGGGTAGTCGCGCGACACCAGCACCAGCGTGCGAGCCTGCGCGTTGTCGACGGTGGCAAACGCCAGGAATGCGCCCTGCCAGCGCGCGCGTTTGGCGGCGTCGATGCCGCTGGCGACAGGCGCCAGGGCGTGCCGCACACCACGTCGTTGCCCCACCTCCCAGGCGCGCGCATGTTCGTCCTCGAACCCGGCGCGGCGCTCTTCGCCGGCGCTGCCGTTGGCGATCATGAATTCCAGGTGGCGCCGCTGCGACGCGGCCGTCTCGCCGTTGTGGGCGTCGATCTGGACACGCGTGGCGTACTCCAGGCCGTGCTTGAGCGAGAAGTAGATGGTGTTCTTGAGGATCGGGTAAATCGCGCGCGGCAGCCGGGCATGATCGCGCACTTCATTGGGCGCGGTCTTGTGGTGCACGTAGGCGTGCGGCAGCTGCTTGAGCAGGTAGCCGGCATCGACCAGCCGGCAGCAGACGTCGGTCTCGTCGAGGAAGTACTCGAACTCTTCGTCGAAACCGCCCACTTCCAGCAGCGCCGAACGCAGGAAGGAGGCGTTGGTCCCCTGCAGATAGGGAAATTCGCGCGAGCCGGGAAAGCACAGCTGCGGCGTGCTTTTGCGGTGGCTGATATCGACGTCGCCGAGCCGGTTGGCGGTGGCGTAGTGGTACTGGAAAGTGTAGCCGCTGCTGTCCAACACGCGCCCGCCGGCGCCGCCCACGCCCGGCTCCTGGTAGGCTGCGGCCAGTTCGGTGAGCCATTCCGGTTCGGGAATGGCGTCGTCGTCGATGAACGCCACCACGTCGCCGGCGGCCATGCAAATGCCGATATTGCGCGACACCGACAGGTTGGCGACGTCGCAGCGCGCGCTGCGGATGCGCGGCAGCCAGGATGCGATCACCTGCTCCGAATCGTCGGTGGAAGGGCCGTTGACGACGATCACCTCGAACCGGCCCGCGTAGCGCAGGCGGCACAGGCTCTCGAGCGTTTCCTGCAGCAGGGCGGCGCGGTTGAGGGTATTGATCACGATCGAAAAGGTGATCATGGGCGCTGCGCGGCCTCCAGCTGGTCCAGGCGCTCGCGCAGCGCTGCCAGATCGCGCCCGATCAGGCGCAGCGCAACCGGCGTGGACGCGACCAGGTTGTGCGGATCGCGCTCGGCCGCCAGTACGCGGGCGTTGAGCTCCGACATCGTCTTAAGCAGCATCGGCAACTGTTCCCGGGCAAGGGCATCGCGCCGCAGGTTATCGTCCGGCAGGCGCACGACGGCCACCACGGTCCGGATCAGGCGGCCCAGCAGCGGCCATCCCGCCATGCTGCGCACGGCACGTTTGATCAGCATTTTCATCGGACAGCACCTATTTTCTCTATAGCAAGACTGCCGGATTCTGGGGGGGCATTAAGTATCTGTCAATAGTGCTCAAGAGGAAAGCGGGCTTGACGGCCTCAAATAGAATCTATATTCTATTTGAATGGTCAGACTCGCAAAATACAACGCACATACATTCATCGACGGCGCCATCGGCATCGCCGCCGCCTGCGGCATCGGTTCGGTGTCGATGTCGGCGATCGCCATCCGGGCCGGCGCGCCGATCGGATCGGTGTATCACCGCTTCGATTCGCGCAGCACGCTGCTGGCGCATGCCTGGCTGACGGTGAAAGCCGATTTTCGCGAACAGGTGGCCCGGCACTGGGATGAAGACGACACGTGGATACCGGTGGCGGCGCTGCTCGACTGGTGCCGCAGCAACCCGGTGTACGCGCGCTTTTTGCTGCAGTACGAAGACTGCCCGGACCTGGGCGCGCCGCTCACGCCGGAACTGAGCGAGCTGCTCGAAGCGGAGCAGGCGCGCCTCGACGCCTGCTTCGAACGCTGCCTGCAACGCCGCGGCGCCGCAGGCGACGATGCGGCCCATACGCTGCGCTTCATGCTGATCGACGCCCCGATCGCTATCGTCAAACCCTACCTGGCCCAAAACAAGGCGATTCCCGCCACGCTCGACGCGATCCTGCGTGCCTCGCACGACGCCGTCGGCGCGCTGGCCGCCACACCTCACTGAGAAACCCCATGCGCTATTCCACCCAAACAGAACACGGCAAACCGATTCCCCTGTACGACGAAGCGGGCTTCGAAGCCATGCGCGCGGCCGGCCGCGTGGCCGCCGACACGCTCGACTTCATCGCTCCGCACGTGCGCGCCGGCGTGTCGACGGCAACGCTGGACGCCATGTGCGAAGAATTCATGCGCGCCGCCGGCAGCATTCCGGCCACCATCGATTACCACGGCTACAAGCACGCCAGCTGCATTTCGGTGAACCACGTGGTCACGCACGGTATTCCGTCGGACAAAAAGATCCTGCGCGAGGGCGACATCGTCAACATCGACGTCACGCCCAAACTCAATGGCTGGTTCGGCGACACCAGCCGCACCTTCGAAGTGGGTACGGTATCGATCCTGGCCAAGCGCCTGGTGAGTTCAGCCTACGAGGCGATGATGACGGGCGTGCGCACGGTGCGTCCGGGCGCCACCCTGGGCGACGTCGGCGCGGCGATCGAGACGTATATCAAGGCGCAGGGCTTTTCGTCGGTGCGCGATTTTTGCGGCCATGGCATCGGCCAGGTATTCCACGATACGCCGCAGGTGACGCACTACGGCCGCCCCGGCACCGGCATCGTTCTCGAACCGGGCATGATCTTCACGATCGAACCGATGGTCAACGTCGGCACCCACCAGGTGACGGTGTTGCCAGACAAATGGACGACGGTGACCAAGGACCGCAAGTGGTCGGCCCAGTTCGAGCACTCGGTGGCGGTGACGGAGAGCGGCGTCGAGATCTTTACGCTGTCGGCCGCCGAGCGCTAACGGTTCTGGTAAGCGCCGATTTCGGCTTGCGCCGCCGCGCGCAGCGCTGCCGCATCGACGCCCAGCGCCGCCAGCGAACGTGGCGCCACGCCCTGGCGCATTGCCGCCACCAGCGCCACCACGTGCGCACCCAGCAAGGGGCCGCGTTCGCCCGAACGCTGCCGCGCCAGGGTTTGCATCAGGTCCGCGCCCGACGGCGCCGCCTCGTACAGGCCCCGGCTTGGTTCGAGCGGCTCGGATGCATCGAGCGCGCTGGCCGCTGCATCGGCCGTGAGGCCAGCAAAACGCAGCGCGTCGCGGTACTGCTGGGCGATCGCCTGCGGCAGTTGCGCCGGATCGGCATGAACCTGTTCGAAGGCGCGCCGCGCCGTGCCGTCGTCCAGGTCGAGCGCGGAGAGCAGGAAATGCTCCACCGCCGGTTCGCGCTGCTGGTCGGCCAGCGCGTATTGTTCCGCCCCCTGGCACAGATGCTGAATCGTCTTCATGTCGCCCAGACGCTGGCGTATGCGTTGAAACATCGACTGCCTCCCGTTTAACTGTCTTCGTCCGTCACTGAACCGGCCAGGCGCTTGTGGGCGGCCTGTTTCGACACGCCCAGTGCCTGTGCAATGTCGCTCCACGACCAGCCCTGCTTCACCGCCGCGTTGACCGCCTTGCGTTCGAGCGCATCGGCGTAACGGCGCAGCGCCACGACCGCCGCCAGGGCTTCGGCGGGGTCGTCGGGGGAAGGCATCTGGCGCGGATCGATCATGGGAGTGAAGATAAGCCAGGCCGGCGATTCTGTCAACATATGTTGACGAATCACCTGGATAACGCGGCAGGGCCGTTAATACCACATTTTTGCGCTTGCCAAATTGGTATGCATAAAACATGGCAAGCGGCACCCGGCTGCGGGATGCCGCCTGGAATCAAGTATTGGTGCAGGCCTTGCCGGCCAAGCCATCGGCCACGCCGCGCAAGGCGGGCTTTTGCTGATAGGCGCCGTCGAACAGCAGCGGCCAGTCGGCGTGCGCGTTTTTAAACAGGTCGCTGATGAGCCAGCTGCTTGGATCGCTCACACCCCACACCGTCACGCCGCCGCGCAATTTGGCCGGTACCGTGTCCATATACGCTTTCACGACTTCGCAATAGCGCTTTTTCTGCGCCAGCGCCAGTGCCGGCGTCAATACCCGCTTGATATCGCCGGCTTGGTATGGCGGGCTGAATGGATTATTGATCGGGATATCGAGCTCGGTGATCTTGACCTTCAGATTGCGGTCCACGGCCCGTTTGAAGGCCGCTGAAATGGTGCTCACCGATGGATAATCCATATAAATATGCATCTGGAAGCCGACCCCGCTGATCGGCACCGAACGCGCCTTGAAACCGTCGAGCATCTCGGTCAGGGTTTGCAGCTTGGCGGCGTCGGCCTCGATGTTGTAATCGTTGTAGTACAGGTCGGCCTTCTTGTCGGCGGCGCGCGCATTGATGAACGCCTGTTCGATATAGTCGGTGCCCGTCTTCTGGTAAAAAATCGAATTGCGGTAGCCGCCGCCGTCGTTAATGGCTTCGTTCACCACATCCCAGCTCGCGACTTTGCCGGAGAAATGCCGGGTAATCGTTTGCACGTGCGTCTTGAGCATCGCCAGCCACGCCGCTTTGTCGCCCTGATAGTTTTTCATGAACGCCGGAACCTGATAGTCGGAGTGCCAGATCAGGGCGTGCGCGTGCAGGGTTTTGCCATTGTCCCTGGCGAACTTTAAAAAGTCGTCGGCCTGGGTGAAGTTGTAAGTATCCTGGGCTGGATGCAGATAGCTCATCTTCATGATATTACCGGCCGTGAGCTGGCTGAAATGCGTCTTGATGACCGCCTGCTGCGCCGGGCTGTTGGTGTAGCTGAAGGCTTCATTGCCGTAGGCGACCGAGACGCCGACCGGGAACTTGGCCAGCCTGCTTAATCTGCTTACGTCGGTGGCGCTGGTTTTTTCGGATGAGCCGGAGTCGAAGCCGGTCATGCTGTCGTCCGCCTCGCCAGCCAACGCAGATGGAGGCGCATCGTCGGCCTCCGGGATCGCATCGGCCGTGTCGACGGCCGCCGTGTCGACGGCCGCCGCGTCGGCGGCCAACGGTGGCGCTGGCGTGGCCGTGGGGCTGCCTGGGTCGGCGTCGCCGCCGCAGGCGGAAAGGAGCAGGCATAAACTGAACGTGGCAGTAGAAAGTCGCATCGGATCTCCAGAATGGTTTTGTGGGTTGCAACATTGAGTGCAGTGAATCATGAAAACGTTTTCATTAGCAAATAAATAACGTTTTGATTTTTGATTGTGCGGTAAACACATGCGCAAGTCAATCATTGAAACCCCGTCGCGACCACTTCACGGCCTGCGTTTGTCCGCCTCGACATCGTTATCTTTTTGCTTGCAACAGAACCTTCCATCCCGCACTGGTATTGCTCGCAGGGGTAATTTTGAAAACCAGTTGACTACCACTTTCACGGCGATCATCCTGACGCATTTTGAACTGCAAGCGAGCGCGCGATGTCGGCCGGACCGGCTGTATGCGTGCTTCCGACGTCGTCCTGCCCGAAAGGTAAATCAACATGAAAACACTCACCACCATCGCCGGCGCCTGCGCGCTGTTATGCAGCGCCAGTGCCATGGCACACGGCTACATCACCCAGCCCGAATCGCGCAATCTGCTGTGCAAGCAAGGCGGCAACAGCGCCTGCGGCGCCATTCAATGGGAACCGCAAAGTCTGGAGGCGCCATCCGGTTTTCCGGCCCAGGGACCGGCGGACGGCGTCATCGCCTCGGCCGCACTGGCGCAATTCGGCGAACTCAATGAACAGACCAGCAGCCGCTGGACCAAGCGCCCCATGCAGGCCGGCGCCAATGTCTTCAAGTGGCAGTTTACGGCCAACCACGCCACGCGCAACTGGCGCTATTACATCACCAAGTCGAACTGGAATCCGAACCAGAAGCTTACCCGCGCTTCGTTCGACCTGACCCCGTTCTGCGTGATCGACGGCGGCAACCGCCAGCCACCCGCGCAGGTCAGCCACAACTGCACGGTACCGCAGCGTACCGGCTACCAGGTGATTCTGGGCGTGTGGGAAATCGGCGATACGCCGAACAGTTTTTATAACATGGTCGATGTGCTGTTCAAGGATGGCGGAACGGTGCCGGTGCCGGAATGGACGCAGCGCGGCGCGATCTATCCGTCGGTCGACTTGGCCGCCGGCGACAGCGTGGCCACGCGCGTGTTCGACGCCGCGGGCGAAAAACCGGAACTGCAGACCAAGGTCACCATCGGCAGCGCCAGCGAAGGCTTGCGCAATAACTGGGCGCATCTGCTGGCCACCCGCATCAACGCCGAACAACCGCAGCTGCACGCGGGCCAGATGGGCCAGGACGGCAAGATCACGCCGGTGTACGGACAAAACACCGTGTATGCAAAAACGGCCAGCGCGCTGACCCGGGTGGAAGTGCAGATCAACAAGGACCAGACGCCACCGCCGGCCGACTTCAGCGTCAGCGATTTGCGCACCTCGTATGTGATCAAGGGCGGGCAACTGGCGATCAACTTCAGCGTCAGCGCGAATACCGACATGGACGTCAGCGCGTATGTGTACGACCAGGCGGGCGTGTCGAAGGGCTTTGCAACGGCGCCGCTGAACAACAACAGCGCGGCGCTGGCGCTGAACCTGAGCGCACCCAAGGCGGGCGCGCACCAGCTGGTGCTCAAGGCGGTGGTCAAGGACGGCG of the Massilia violaceinigra genome contains:
- a CDS encoding glycosyltransferase family 4 protein, with protein sequence MKISVVHGICVRNDAISNAIADNIGWLIEAGHEVVLFAYACEHAAVPHRLVRDVTDILPDPHFQASDAVIFHFGIFYPLFDLIMLVPAHARRLVVFHNITPKQFVGAEHHATIDKSFAQMGNVMFADHVACDSASNLAVLRAAAVTTPASVLPLAVHGQAQPCAAKPGHADGVVRIVFIGRLVQSKGVADLLDAVARCLRADTTAQIALDLVANLGFSDPVLVDAVHSAAAEWPLVFGPRVTLRLHGDAPDELKQRLLVQGDVFVLPTYHEGFCVPIVEALSAGCRVVCYDNSNTPAIAGGFARLVPTGDIAALAQAIGDELALVRSPPWQADGFATFAAGAWGHAQTFAPARARHRLTTLVADLLNGALDN
- a CDS encoding glycosyltransferase; translation: MITFSIVINTLNRAALLQETLESLCRLRYAGRFEVIVVNGPSTDDSEQVIASWLPRIRSARCDVANLSVSRNIGICMAAGDVVAFIDDDAIPEPEWLTELAAAYQEPGVGGAGGRVLDSSGYTFQYHYATANRLGDVDISHRKSTPQLCFPGSREFPYLQGTNASFLRSALLEVGGFDEEFEYFLDETDVCCRLVDAGYLLKQLPHAYVHHKTAPNEVRDHARLPRAIYPILKNTIYFSLKHGLEYATRVQIDAHNGETAASQRRHLEFMIANGSAGEERRAGFEDEHARAWEVGQRRGVRHALAPVASGIDAAKRARWQGAFLAFATVDNAQARTLVLVSRDYPPNHRGGIATFSRDLAEALAAEGHQVYVITESATHSHVELVGGVWVHRIALREYARTCEAIERSIPQEIWNWSATALAEARRIASQRPLDLVEAPIWDAEGVAFLLAAEWPLVTSLHTTLHFSLQGRTELRDDAAWMTRFGTPMLALEKELMQRSQAVRANSAAIRRDIEQAYGFRFDDATLRLVPLGMPDVPYAVAPATRADGSLTVLFVGRLEARKGIDVLLAAVDPVLAQHPRVRFRIIGDDMLLMSGGAISYKEHCRRNGQLAAWGERVTFEGRVDDATLRAAYRDCDVFVAPSRYESFGLVFVEAMREARPVIGCAAGGMPEVVSDGINGILVAPGDSAALAGAIGTLAALPELRAAMGRAGRVLFEDKFISRRMAQDSAPLYGIAVGRFAQARQ
- a CDS encoding TetR/AcrR family transcriptional regulator produces the protein MVRLAKYNAHTFIDGAIGIAAACGIGSVSMSAIAIRAGAPIGSVYHRFDSRSTLLAHAWLTVKADFREQVARHWDEDDTWIPVAALLDWCRSNPVYARFLLQYEDCPDLGAPLTPELSELLEAEQARLDACFERCLQRRGAAGDDAAHTLRFMLIDAPIAIVKPYLAQNKAIPATLDAILRASHDAVGALAATPH
- the map gene encoding type I methionyl aminopeptidase; translated protein: MRYSTQTEHGKPIPLYDEAGFEAMRAAGRVAADTLDFIAPHVRAGVSTATLDAMCEEFMRAAGSIPATIDYHGYKHASCISVNHVVTHGIPSDKKILREGDIVNIDVTPKLNGWFGDTSRTFEVGTVSILAKRLVSSAYEAMMTGVRTVRPGATLGDVGAAIETYIKAQGFSSVRDFCGHGIGQVFHDTPQVTHYGRPGTGIVLEPGMIFTIEPMVNVGTHQVTVLPDKWTTVTKDRKWSAQFEHSVAVTESGVEIFTLSAAER
- a CDS encoding Clp protease N-terminal domain-containing protein, which codes for MFQRIRQRLGDMKTIQHLCQGAEQYALADQQREPAVEHFLLSALDLDDGTARRAFEQVHADPAQLPQAIAQQYRDALRFAGLTADAAASALDASEPLEPSRGLYEAAPSGADLMQTLARQRSGERGPLLGAHVVALVAAMRQGVAPRSLAALGVDAAALRAAAQAEIGAYQNR
- a CDS encoding helix-turn-helix domain-containing protein; its protein translation is MLTESPAWLIFTPMIDPRQMPSPDDPAEALAAVVALRRYADALERKAVNAAVKQGWSWSDIAQALGVSKQAAHKRLAGSVTDEDS
- a CDS encoding endo-1,4-beta-xylanase, with the protein product MRLSTATFSLCLLLSACGGDADPGSPTATPAPPLAADAAAVDTAAVDTADAIPEADDAPPSALAGEADDSMTGFDSGSSEKTSATDVSRLSRLAKFPVGVSVAYGNEAFSYTNSPAQQAVIKTHFSQLTAGNIMKMSYLHPAQDTYNFTQADDFLKFARDNGKTLHAHALIWHSDYQVPAFMKNYQGDKAAWLAMLKTHVQTITRHFSGKVASWDVVNEAINDGGGYRNSIFYQKTGTDYIEQAFINARAADKKADLYYNDYNIEADAAKLQTLTEMLDGFKARSVPISGVGFQMHIYMDYPSVSTISAAFKRAVDRNLKVKITELDIPINNPFSPPYQAGDIKRVLTPALALAQKKRYCEVVKAYMDTVPAKLRGGVTVWGVSDPSSWLISDLFKNAHADWPLLFDGAYQQKPALRGVADGLAGKACTNT
- the gbpA gene encoding N-acetylglucosamine-binding protein GbpA, with product MKTLTTIAGACALLCSASAMAHGYITQPESRNLLCKQGGNSACGAIQWEPQSLEAPSGFPAQGPADGVIASAALAQFGELNEQTSSRWTKRPMQAGANVFKWQFTANHATRNWRYYITKSNWNPNQKLTRASFDLTPFCVIDGGNRQPPAQVSHNCTVPQRTGYQVILGVWEIGDTPNSFYNMVDVLFKDGGTVPVPEWTQRGAIYPSVDLAAGDSVATRVFDAAGEKPELQTKVTIGSASEGLRNNWAHLLATRINAEQPQLHAGQMGQDGKITPVYGQNTVYAKTASALTRVEVQINKDQTPPPADFSVSDLRTSYVIKGGQLAINFSVSANTDMDVSAYVYDQAGVSKGFATAPLNNNSAALALNLSAPKAGAHQLVLKAVVKDGGAVLQKTFPLTLTEEGGSAAYDHVFPASLATYKAATRVLQQKNGKVYTCKPFPYSGWCTQWTAASTHYEPGVGANWQDAWIAP